A stretch of Chionomys nivalis chromosome 2, mChiNiv1.1, whole genome shotgun sequence DNA encodes these proteins:
- the Ing5 gene encoding inhibitor of growth protein 5 isoform X2 yields the protein MRELDQRTEDKKAEIDILAAEYISTVKTLSSDQRVEHLQKIQNAYSKCKEYSDDKVQLAMQTYEMVDKHIRRLDADLARFEADLKDRMDGSDFESTGSRSLKKGRSQKEKRSSRGRGRRTSEEDTPKKKKHKSGSEFTDSILSVHPSDVLDMPVDPNEPTYCLCHQVSYGEMIGCDNPDCPIEWFHFACVDLTTKPKGKWFCPRCVQEKRKKK from the exons ATGCGAGAGCTAGACCAGAGAACGGAAG ATAAGAAGGCAGAGATTGACATCCTGGCTGCGGAGTATATTTCCACAGTGAAGACTCTCTCTTCAGACCAGCGTGTGGAGCACCTGCAGAAGATCCAGAACGCCTACAGCAAGTGCAAGGAGTACAGTGACGACAAGGTGCAGCTGGCCATGCAGACCTATGAGATG GTGGACAAACACATCCGAAGGCTTGATGCTGACCTGGCACGCTTTGAGGCTGACCTGAAGGACAGAATGGACGGAAGCGACTTTGAAAGCACTGGATCACGAAGCTTGAAAA AAGGTCGgagtcagaaagaaaagagaagctcccggggccgaggcaggaggacatCAGAAGAGGACACACCTAAGAAAAAGAAGCATAAAAGCGG GTCTGAGTTTACCGACAGCATCCTATCTGTGCACCCCTCTGACGTGCTGGACATGCCTGTGGATCCAAATGAGCCTACTTACTGCCTGTGCCACCAGGTGTCCTATGGGGAGATGATTGGCTGTGACAATCCAGAT TGTCCGATTGAGTGGTTTCACTTTGCCTGTGTGGATCTCACCACAAAGCCCAAAGGAAAGTG GTTCTGTCCCCGATGTGtgcaggaaaagaggaagaagaagtaa
- the Ing5 gene encoding inhibitor of growth protein 5 isoform X1 yields MATAMYLEHYLDSIENLPCELQRNFQLMRELDQRTEDKKAEIDILAAEYISTVKTLSSDQRVEHLQKIQNAYSKCKEYSDDKVQLAMQTYEMVDKHIRRLDADLARFEADLKDRMDGSDFESTGSRSLKKGRSQKEKRSSRGRGRRTSEEDTPKKKKHKSGSEFTDSILSVHPSDVLDMPVDPNEPTYCLCHQVSYGEMIGCDNPDCPIEWFHFACVDLTTKPKGKWFCPRCVQEKRKKK; encoded by the exons ATGGCGACTGCCATGTACTTGGAGCACTATCTGGACA GCATTGAGAACCTTCCCTGTGAACTTCAGAGGAACTTCCAGCTGATGCGAGAGCTAGACCAGAGAACGGAAG ATAAGAAGGCAGAGATTGACATCCTGGCTGCGGAGTATATTTCCACAGTGAAGACTCTCTCTTCAGACCAGCGTGTGGAGCACCTGCAGAAGATCCAGAACGCCTACAGCAAGTGCAAGGAGTACAGTGACGACAAGGTGCAGCTGGCCATGCAGACCTATGAGATG GTGGACAAACACATCCGAAGGCTTGATGCTGACCTGGCACGCTTTGAGGCTGACCTGAAGGACAGAATGGACGGAAGCGACTTTGAAAGCACTGGATCACGAAGCTTGAAAA AAGGTCGgagtcagaaagaaaagagaagctcccggggccgaggcaggaggacatCAGAAGAGGACACACCTAAGAAAAAGAAGCATAAAAGCGG GTCTGAGTTTACCGACAGCATCCTATCTGTGCACCCCTCTGACGTGCTGGACATGCCTGTGGATCCAAATGAGCCTACTTACTGCCTGTGCCACCAGGTGTCCTATGGGGAGATGATTGGCTGTGACAATCCAGAT TGTCCGATTGAGTGGTTTCACTTTGCCTGTGTGGATCTCACCACAAAGCCCAAAGGAAAGTG GTTCTGTCCCCGATGTGtgcaggaaaagaggaagaagaagtaa